A genomic window from Vagococcus entomophilus includes:
- a CDS encoding cyclase family protein, with protein sequence MELTTIFQELKKHRWVNLSHGIHENIPHFSAFKPLKEKTLFTLEQDGFFAKEYTLATQYGTHIDAPIHFAKQKRYLQELDLKELLLPLYVIHKEKEVQANPDYEVSLQDILDFEATHGTLPEDAFVAFSSGWSKRWDSKENFYNLDADDNAHTPGWSLEALNYLCETRNITAIGHETLDTDSSKQFRKNNALLAELYILSQDKYQVEVLKNLDILPATGAYISISFPNILDAPGFPVRAIAYLP encoded by the coding sequence ATGGAACTAACAACGATTTTCCAAGAATTGAAGAAACACAGATGGGTTAATCTAAGTCATGGGATTCATGAGAATATCCCACACTTTTCTGCTTTCAAACCGTTAAAAGAGAAAACACTTTTCACACTAGAACAAGATGGCTTCTTTGCCAAGGAGTATACCCTTGCAACTCAGTATGGAACACACATAGATGCACCAATCCATTTTGCAAAACAAAAAAGATACCTGCAAGAGTTAGACCTAAAAGAGCTCTTATTGCCACTTTATGTCATCCATAAAGAAAAAGAAGTTCAAGCTAATCCTGATTACGAAGTGAGCTTACAAGATATTTTAGATTTTGAAGCCACTCACGGAACGCTGCCTGAAGATGCTTTTGTCGCTTTTTCAAGCGGTTGGTCCAAACGCTGGGATAGTAAAGAAAATTTTTATAATCTCGATGCTGATGACAATGCACATACACCAGGCTGGAGTTTGGAAGCCTTAAACTATCTATGTGAAACAAGAAATATTACGGCAATTGGTCATGAAACACTTGATACAGATAGTTCGAAGCAGTTTCGGAAGAACAATGCTTTACTTGCAGAGCTTTATATTTTAAGTCAAGATAAGTATCAAGTAGAAGTATTAAAAAACCTAGACATCCTTCCTGCAACAGGTGCCTATATTTCGATTAGTTTCCCTAATATTTTAGATGCACCTGGGTTTCCTGTTCGCGCGATTGCATATTTACCTTAA